Genomic window (Lynx canadensis isolate LIC74 chromosome A1, mLynCan4.pri.v2, whole genome shotgun sequence):
CAAAATCCTAAACCAACTGCAAAGAAGCTGGGGAAATCTGTAGTTCATTCACTGGGCAGGTGGAGGTCACTACATGATAATTCAAGAGGGACACCACACTGCCTCTCACGATCGCCTTGCTTTTCTGCCCTTTTTAGACCTCAGAGTGGTGGTGCCACGGAGGATCAGGGCATTTAGCCAAAagtggagaagaaaacaggcaaaggaagagagaaggcaaaggaGATGACAGGGAACAAATGTGGGGACATGTGGAGAGCAGAAGGAGGTCACTGCCCATCAGTGCCCCTGCCCCCGACCTACAGCGGAAGCCAGGTGACAAAGAGTGACCCTCAGCTAGAAAATGCAGCCAGCCATTCAAAGCAATGAAAATACATGAACGTGAAAATTATCTCAAAGAATGCCGGACTGGACTGTCAGGGAGCTCAGGTGTGTTTCTCTTCACCTTGGGGACCAGTCCCCATCTCATCCGAGGGCACTTGGCCAATCCCGACTCACACACGAGGGTGGCCTGCAGCCCCCTAATATCAGCGATGCTGAAAGAAAGCATTAGCATCGCACCTTCTCCCATCAGTCTGGTGCTGCCCAACAGACCGTTGGTTGAGGTTTTTGGAGAGGTGAGTCTGAGACCCCAGACTGCCCAATGCCCGATGGTGCCGAGCATCACAGGAGGATAGGCAGAGGCCAGCGCCACCCCAGTCCACATCATGAGACAGGTGCACATCGCGACACAGCCAGGGAACAGCACGATCTGACATGTGAATCCAGGGTCGGTCTCTACTACTTTAAATCTATGGCTTCCAAGTagggtaatttttaaataaagtgccGTCGgtagtgcatatatatatatatatgacagatACTCTGCAACCCAGATGGCCAGAGAGTCATTAGAATTTCTCAGTGCTTCAGAGATAAAAAGTATGGATGGAAACTCCCagtgagagctcagagcccagggcaaATCGCATACATGCTCTGCCGAAGTCCCCATATCTTGGAaattctacaaagccagcatgAGAATGAACTGAACATCACAGGGAgtcatcaaaggaaaaataaaagcaactccACACCAGGGAGTCTTTGCAACGGAGTCTGGAGGAGGGAGCGGCCCAGCCCACGCCAGGACAATTTGCCTAAGATGagtttgtttaatgtttagtcCTGATCCCTGTTccgccagcccctctcccccttttcaGTGGTTTGTATGACTCTGGCGCCTTGCTCTTTTGCATCTTTTTTACGTTTTAAGGATATCTGAACTCAATTTCTGTAAGAGTACATAGAACTTAACTTTGTATTTCTACTAAAAATTTATCACATTTGCCCCCATTTTATTAAGCAATAGGTTTTTCTCCTATCTATTTTTGAGTATGTTAAAGGCTTCGCATCCAGTTTATCTGAAGTCCCTTGCTTAAAATGTTTAGTTCTAGCAATAAATACATGCTTCTCTATGCACGGTTTCGTACTTCGACAACAggtttttcttcattattattactgtataaataagagctttaaaaataagatgcaaGGAACTCTGATCCCCCTGTCTCACTTCATCATTTTGCTGTAAAAGTAAACGCCTCCatcaaatagaaacaaatattcaGCATCGCTTAATCAAATCATTAAGAACGTACGAAGCTCATGCACGCCTACGATGAGAAGGAAAGGCAAAGACCAGAGCAAACATCAAGGAAAGGGGAGGCTTCCGCAAATTCTGTATGAAATCATAGAGATATCACAAATAATTATTGCTAGAAACAGTATTTTAAACAAAAGGTCTTCGGGCAAATGTACTCATGACGTCTTAAATACAAAGACCAGTAAAAGGCAAATCTGATcatgattaaaatacaaaattattccGAAAAGGCCCTTTGATACATTGGTCTTAAAAATTCCTCAAGTGAGGTTCTAAAGGTAGGCTTTTTGGCAAATTGCCCGCTAGGTGTACTGACTGCTAAGGGAACTGGTTTTAGGCTAATCTTCTTGTGCCCTGCCCAACTCACTCTAGGGTGCTGCCTGAATAAATATGGAGCGcgttctgccccccccccccccccccccccgagagccTGTCTGCAGGCGATGTGCGGCGGCGACGTGCGGGGCTGTGCAGCGCGGCGGAAGGGGCgagggcggggggcggagggcgggcggggggcgcaTCCTTCCCGGCGCCGAGCCCCGCCGCCTCCTCCCCCGCGCCTCCTCCCCCGCCGCACACGCTTCCAGGCAGCCGACCCCTCACGTCCTTTTCCTCCAGGACGGCGCCCGCCTTTCCTTCTGCGCGGCCGCCGCCCGCTGCTTCTCCTCTTCcgccttcctcttttcctccttggcCTCCTTGTACCTCCACTTGGGGAGCTGCAGGTGGGCGCTGTCCTTGGTGCTGCCCTTGGCGGCCGCCCGCTCCGGGTGGAAGGTGGGCGCGGGCGCCTTGCTGATGCGCACCCTGGGGATGACCACGCCGGGCCGCACGCTGGTCCTCCTCAGCAGCTGCAGGGGCAGGAGGCTGGCCCTCCGCGGGGCGCCTGGCAGCTGCGGAGACGGGAGGCTGGCTCTCGGGGCCCCCTCTCTGGAGACCCCCGCGGCCTGGGGGGTCCGGGATTGCCGCTCGGCGCCCTCTACCGGATCGCTCTCCGGGGCGTGCGTGTCCGGGTTCCCCCGGGCCTCCAGGATTTCCTGCACCGCCAGCCGCCTTTTCCCCACACAGGGCGGGTTCTCGGGGCACACAGTCTGGCAGACGATGGCCACGGCGGGGCTGTAGAGGCTCGTGGTCATCCTGACCATATGGTCCAGGACGCCCCCATCCTCCAGGCCGTGGCGTGAGCGGGGCGTCAGCGCGGACCGCACAAACTCGGCGAGCCTCTGCAAGCAGTTTTTGGAGCCCGTGGGCTTCAGAACGGCCTCCGGGGGGAGCGGCAGCTCTGGCTTGTACTTTTCCCCAAACTGCTCGGGGCTGGGTCGCTCCAGCAGCCTCTGGATGAGGCGGACGGCCTCCAACCGTCCCGTGTAAGCAGCCCACTCCTGGGAGGACATCCCACGGCGGGGGTCCCGGGCATGGACATCCGCCCCTGAAAAAAACCAAACGCAAACAGTAATGGGAGAATGCCTCGAGAACCTTTCCCGTCCAGTGGCAGAAAATGAAAGACAGTGAAATGGATCAAAGGCAAAATTTCCACAACCTAGTAACAGACTCCCTGGAACTGTGCCACCCGGATGAGCCTGCATCTGACCATGAACTACTTACTGTGTGTACGACTGTAACACAACTCAGCTTTAAGTGCTCCTAATTTAATCGCTTGCCTTTCCTAAATAAAACCACCTGAACTCAGCACCTAAGTcatggaattttttaattttttaaaaatgtttatttatttttgagagagaaggacaaagtgcaagtgggggaggggcaaagagagagggaaacacagaatcggaagcaggctccaggctctgagctgtcagcacagagcccaacgtggggcttgaacccgtgaaccacgagatcatgacctgagccgaagtcggacgcttaaccggcaggcgcccctaaatcatgggatttttaaagaaataagatttcATGGCTTTCCAGCAACGAAGAGATGACTAGACAGACGTGTGAACACTTCAATGATGTCACCAGAATGTTCTAGAACGCCAAAAGGAATAATCACTTGTGAGGGTCCCATTGTGCAGGAAACGTGTGGCCCTTCACTTCTTGTACTGAGTTGGTCGGTCCTGGGTCTATCATCTTTACCAGACCGTGGGCTTCTCCAGGACAGAGCCCCCATCTTACTCATTTTGGTTTCCTCGACACATATCATCCTGGCTGGTGGGAGGCGTGCATTTCATAAAGGTTTGCTACAAAATGGATGGTGGTCACAGCGGCCAAGGGACCTACCTGAGGCATCGAAGTTGCCAACAGAAGGTCTCATCTGTGTGTATTTCCTGCCCACCCGTCAGGGAGGGTCACTTCCTCTATGACACTTAGTGCTCTGTGTCAACGTGGCCAGACTATGGCACCCCAGGGATTTAaacaaacactaatctaggtgcCCTGTGAAACTGTTTTGTAGATGCCATTAGCATCCACAGTCAGTTGTCTGAGTAAAGGAGATTACCCTCaataatgtgggtgggcatcatccaatcggTTGAAGGCCTCAAGAACAAAAGCTAAAGACTTCTGGGGAAAAAGGAATTCAGCCTCAAGACTGCAGCATTAACATCTGCCCAAGTTTCCAGCCTGATGACCTGGCAGATCTGGGGCTTGCTAACCCCCAAGGTCATGagctaattctttaaaataaatctcttaacATGTATCTCCCAGCGGTTCTGTGtttctggagaatcctgactcCTGTATCCTCAGTCTCCCTTACACTAGTCACTTCCTTACTAAATCTCCCCCGTCCCACCCACCGCCCCCTCCTAATACTGCAAATTTAAACTTCAGCTCAACTTGATGAGATGTTCATAAATTTCAGCGCAGTCGtataagagaaattaagaaggaaTTGCTGTTCAATTAATCTTGGTCCAATCTCAGCCCCATACGCGGTTAAAAATCATTCAGGATTTCAGGTCCCATTAGTCAGACTTTGACTGGCAAAGCAGTGTGGAGAACTAGGGCAATTATCTAGTCTGTGAGCTCTCCAGGGACCGGGACCGGCAGAGGCTTCTGCATTTATGTCTCACGCGGACCCAGGTGTTTGACATGTGGTGGCGGCTCAGTACGTGCTGAACGGAGGCGAGGAGGGGCTCAGCAGCCTCCCCGGCCTGGCGCCCCTCCAGCGGCCCCCTGGCACAGGCAGGCCCGCTCACCTGGGCTTGCCTCATAATGTGCTTAATTCTGTGGCACATTAAAGAATAGACGTACTCGGAGAGTGATAATTATTTGGAACTGGAAATCGGGATGGAACTCATTAGCCAGAGTACAATTTATAAactgacaaaaatgaaaaggggGCAGTAAAAATGTCATCGCAAAAAATAGATGACACATTAAGCCTTAATTAATTGCACGTcacttaaaaaggaacaaactgcaaaattaaaatcttaatgaACGTGGCTTGAGagagacatttttcaaaagctaATAGAAAACTAAAGGAGCAGCTGTCCGAAGGGTAGTTCAGTGCTTCCTGCTGTTTTCGTGCCTTTCCCAAATGATcttggaaggggcgcctgggtggctcagtcagttcagtgtctgactcttgattttggctcaggtggtgatctcacggttcctgggttcgagccctgcactgggttctagCGCTGACGtcacagagcctatttgggattctctctttccctccctctctgaccccctcctatctctctctaaataaataaacagaaaaaaaaacccaacaacaacccTTCAAAATGATCTTGGAAACCACACACTTTTAAAGAACAAAGGCCACTCTGATGGTAATGTAGCCTGAGGACTTGAGCCATGCTACACGTCTGGGATTCATGTCATGAAGAAGGGCAACATTAATGGCCCAGACAGAGCGATGAACCCGTGGGAGGCCAGCACCGATGGTCACCACTCTATAAGTGAACGTTTCAGAGAACAGAGGATTCTGAAAGGCCGGTGTGTGCATCTTCTACCCGGGTCCTACTGGCACCCTCACTCCCTACCCCTGCTGTCTCACCCGGTGCTCCAGCCATGCAGACAGAAGTCGGGCTCCTACCCACGTGTCCATTTGCTGCCACGTTGAGTGCTGTGAGTTGCCTACACAAAGTCCTCGATTTCACTCAAGGCAGCAACATACTTAGTTCTGGGCAATGCATCATGACTGGCGTAGACCAGGGTTTTGCCATGTCagtactactgacattttgggccagatcaTTTTGTTGTGGGGGCCGTCCTGTGCATCGTTAAGACTTTTAACAGCAACCCCGGTCTCTACCCAGTGGGGGCAAGTAGCATTCcacagttgtgacaaccaaaaatttCCCCAGATATTAGCACGTGTTCCCTGGGGGGGCAACACCCACCCCCAGTTGAGGATACTGGTCTAACCCAGTAACTTCAGTCCTGTTCCCCTTTTCCTTAGCCTCTCTTACAAGGGTCAGTGAGCCCCAAAGAGAAGGCTCTTGCACCCTGATAAAAGTGATGACTGTGGGTAGTGCCGCTTTCTGTCTAAAACACAGATCTGAAGCCTAGAGTTCTGGTGCAATGTGAAGTAACCAGCCAacatgtggggggagggggttgctgaatgggggaaggagggtgctggggggagaaagaggtgctgtgggggggagggggtactgGGTGAGGGAGGATAGGAagtgcttgggggaggggggtgctggtTGTGGGGGGgaggtgttgggggagggggatgctgggtgtggggaggggaggtgctggGTGGGGGATAGGAGGTGCTGTGGGAAagggggtgctgggggaggggatgggaggtgctggggagggggtgctggatgGAGGAAGGGGTGCTGCtgtgtgggaagggagggggtaccgggtggggagggtgggaggtgcCGGGAGAATGGGGGTGCTGGGTGAGTCAGGGGTGCTGGGTGAACAGAAAAGGGAACCCAGTTCTGGGATGTCCTCATGGAGCCCAGGGCCAGCTCTGCCCAGCTACTGCCTGCCTTGAGACTTCTGGTGAGGGGGGGGAACAGAGGCTTGTTTGCTTTCAGCCCCCATCAAGTCAGGATGTCTGTTCCTGGAAGCAGAAAGCATCCCAAACAGGTGCCAAAGGAAAAGAAGCTACCTTCCGTCATTCATTCTCAGATACTGTCCCCCCAGCAGTCATGGCCAGACTAGAAGAAGGCAGACAGAGCCTGGGCACATCACTTCCTTTCCAAATTCTCTGCCAGCCCCCCAACATCACCTACCCTTCTAAGCCCGTCTCTGGTCCCCTCCCAGCAAGAGGCCTTTCTCCGGACACAGGAGCCTGTGGACCAGCTCCTGCAGCTTTCCTCCCATGTGCCATCCCGGCTTGTATCTTGGGGATCAATCAATACGATCAGTCGGGACACAGGGTCTCAGGAAAGAGCCCTGAtttggtgggtgggggagggggcacctccTTCtagcctgccccacccccaaaggcATTTCTGAGATACCTTGTACTTGGTCCTTCAGGGAGTCTCAGCAGGGCTGAGTCCCAGTTGCCCACAGGGTCTCCCCTTTCTATCCTTCACCCGGCTCCCTCACCTTCCAGACAAACTAATTGTCCCCACGTCCTGTCTCAAGGTTTCCTTTTGCGTCAAGCTAAGCGCCCAAGCTAAGACACTGTCTGTGGTGACATGGAATGCCTGATTTTTAGCCCTTTCTCTACAAATTAATCTGAAATCATTCCAGCTTGGCAAATTCTCAGCTCACAAGAGATTCCTGTTATCcttataaacaataaagaaacctCTGCTGTGATGTTGTATCACTTGGCTTTGCAGAAGCACACACAGTCGGGGCTCGCCTAGGACACGAATGACCACAGGACCAACGAGGAGAGTGGCCCTCGTTAAGCAAGCCTCCTACACCTTCCCGGATGTCTGCATCATTGCTGGGGATCACAGACGCGTGAAGGGGTTTGCCTGTTTCCGCTTCCCGAAGGCCGAATGCCACAAATGCCACAGAAACCACACCACGCTTCAGGTACAAAAGCCTAAGCAGGTCTAGAGCTTGCCAACCTCCACTGAGTTCTGCCTCTCTTGAGAGAAAGTCGCATCCTCATTATGGCTTCTCAGGGCCACTTATTTAAATAGACCTGTCACTTCGGGGCATTAATATTCCACTGAATTAACGAGAATCCACGGCCCCACTTGGGATTCTTATCAGCAGAGCGGACGCTATTCCTGGGGAAGCCGAAAACCAAAGAGCCAATAAATCAGCTTCCCAGACCCcggttacatttttaataaaatccaaagttTTGATAATTCCCACGTTATTTCGTTCTGCCTGACGAGGTAAGATAAGAGCTGACGTGTGTCTGTATGTTATGAACTACTGGGAAATCTAAACAGTGCTGGCAGGGCATCCAATTCGATGATCCATCATTTCTCAAAGGAGACGCTTCCTACTGAATATAATGAAATTGCAACTGGGAAATTCAACTCAGGTGCAGGAGAAAGCCTGCACTTGGAACAAGAGGGATGATATATGCATTTCTACCCATTAACGCAAAACAGTGCACGTGCCTTTTGcttttgaaatgatcacatgatGACCACTGATTATCTCTCAAGGGACTTTCCACAGCTACACTAAACATGCTCTGTGTTCAAGTGTCAATCCCAAGAAACACTCATGCGTTAGTATCTTTAAAGGCTTTCTCAATATTGACATATTAAACGAAAGAAGACTTAAAACTACCTGTGCAAATTTTTAGgcatcccaacaagtatcctcACTGCTCTCCATCCAACCCAGGAAAGACATTCAATCacacatgttttttctttctttaaaaaaatcttttttgacgtttatttatttttgagggagacagagacagaatgcgagtgggttggggcagagagacagggaggcacagaatccgaagcaggctccaggctctgagccgtcagcacagagcccgacgcggggctcgaactcacgagccgtgagatcgtgacctgagccgaagtcggacactcaactgactgagccacccaggcgccctttttctctctttttttttaaaaaagtttatttattttgagagagaggtgcagaaagagagggagagagagacagaatcccaagcaggctcctcactgtcagtgcagagcccgatgcggggctgaaacccaccaagagtgagatcgggacctgagctgaaaccaagagtcagacgctcaactgactgagccacccaggtgctcctcactttttcttcttttaaaacacaCGCATACATCTACTGTAAAAGGAAAGTGTAACGCATTTTCCTGGGGAAAAGAAGTGTGAGCCACCTCAGAGGTAATAGTAGAAAATTAAGATCTTCGAGAAGTTAAACACCAAAACCTTAGAGGGCAGTTCAGAAACCCCTCCGAAGAGctgtcagatttttattttaagaaggacTATAGAACAAGCTGGAAGGAGGAATGCATATAAGAAGGAAaagattctcttctttttttctgtcctttcccacTTAAATTACTGACGTCACTGTTTCTCAACAAGAGGCCGTTTTACACGCCCAGGGGACttttagcaatgtctggagacatttttggttgacTGGGAGGGTGCTAGCATCACctggtggggagaggccagggcagGTGCTGAATATCCTACAGTTCCGgggatgccccccaccccccaccaccacaaagaattatccagcacCAAATGAGAGCAGTAAAAAGATTCAGAAGCTGCGAGCTATGTGCCCACGACCCTCGGCAGGAATGTTTAAGTATTTCACCACAGGGATATTtttcaagggggaaaaatataCCACTGCTTTTCATTCATGTGACAAACAATTACTGAGCACATGAATTCacaagtaacaataataataacaaccgCCATTGACCAGAGGCTTCCTCCACGCTGGACATACACCCAAGGGCTTTCCACATGGGAGTTCATTCAGTCCCCATTACGACTTCCTACAGTCGTTCACGTCCCGTCCCAGCAGAGGCCCAGGGCGTTAGGTGACTGGCCCAGGTGTAGAGACGATAAACGAAGGGACTGGAATCAAGAACCAGGGGTCCTGGCTTCCAAGTCAGTTCTGCTGACCATTCTGCTCAGACAA
Coding sequences:
- the ANKRD33B gene encoding ankyrin repeat domain-containing protein 33B, with protein sequence MVLLAGPGPEGGGARRVSPQPPSPPRDAQAGEDPADYEEYEDFSCLPDTRSIASDDSFYPFGGEEEYGTASAESVPEGVPEEATLLRAACANDVGLLRALVRRGPSAEEVQETDRNGRTGLIVACYHGFVDTVVVLAECPHVDVNWQDSEGNTALITAAQAGHATITNYLLNYFPGLDLERRNVFGFTALMKAAMQGRTECIRALMLAGADVHARDPRRGMSSQEWAAYTGRLEAVRLIQRLLERPSPEQFGEKYKPELPLPPEAVLKPTGSKNCLQRLAEFVRSALTPRSRHGLEDGGVLDHMVRMTTSLYSPAVAIVCQTVCPENPPCVGKRRLAVQEILEARGNPDTHAPESDPVEGAERQSRTPQAAGVSREGAPRASLPSPQLPGAPRRASLLPLQLLRRTSVRPGVVIPRVRISKAPAPTFHPERAAAKGSTKDSAHLQLPKWRYKEAKEEKRKAEEEKQRAAAAQKERRAPSWRKRT